In Leptolyngbya sp. O-77, the genomic window CTTGCCGATCGGTTTGTCATCATGCACAAAGGTGCGATCGTTGAATCGAGCGATTCCCTGGATTTGAGCAACCTACAGCATCCTTATTCCCGACAGTTAATTGCGGCTCAGTTACCTGCCCATCCCCGCGATCGCAAATCCTTCCTCTACGCTGCAAAACCATGACTCACAATCTGCTTAAAATCAACTGGCACCACTGGCTTGAGCGTTGGGATGCCCAGCAAAGCGGCTATCTTCCCTATCGAGAAGAGCGGTTTCAGATCATGCTGGACGCGATCGCTCATCTGTTACCTGAATCGTTCACTGCGATCGATCTGGCTTGTGGTCCCGGTGCCATCAGCCAGCGTTTGTTGAATCGCTTTCCACAAGCCAACTGTATTGCCATTGATTACGATCCGGTTTTGCTGGCGATCGGTCAGGGCGTGTTAGGGGCAATGGGCGATCGACTACGTTGGATCGAAGCAGATTTAACGCAAGATGATTGGCTAGAACAAATGGGTGACACTCAGGTGGATGCCGTTTTAACCACAACTGCATTACACTGGTTGCCGATCGATCGCCTGGTGTATCTCTATCAAAAACTTGGTCAAGTTCTGCGTCCGAGTGGTGTGTTTCTCAACGGTGATCATCTCTACTTTCCGCCACACTTAGCCACCATTCAACGGTTAGCAAAAGCGGTGCAGGCACAGCAGGAAGAGCAAGCATTTTCAGAGAGAAACCAGGAAGACTGGCAGCAGTGGTGGCAGGCGATCGAGCAAGAAGCAGACCTCAAAGCGTTGCTAACCGAGAGACACCGACGCTTTCAACCTCGATTTACCGAGCATGAGCCAACGCTAGTCATTCATGAGGCAGCCCTGCAAGAGGCAGGATTTCGAGAGGTGAGTACCATCTGGCAACGATTTGACGATCGGATTTTGATGGCAGTGCGTTAGTTAACACAGTTCAGGCAAGAAACTTACGAATTGCCATTCCAATGCTTAACTTTCTTGCCTGGTACATTCATGGCGAATGGTGATGATGAGTATCGTGCTGGTTCTGAGCGGGTTGCACCAATTCCATACTGTGTTGACCAAACGCCGCCAACCCCATCGTCACCAATCCTGAGCTTAGAAGCCCCATCGAGACCAAGCCAAAGGAGAATATCCCCATTGAGACAAGCCCGATCGAGACAATGCCATGTGTGACAACCCCGATCGCCACAACTCCGTGTGCAGACACCCCGATCGCAACTACTCCATGAGCGCCAATTCCCACCGATACTTTTTTCCGTTTCTTTAACGTTTCATTCATTGAACTCAACTCAGTTAAAAATTCGCTTGAGGGCGGGAATGCGGGACAACACAAAATAGTCGAGCAATAGCACAATCACTAATGAAAGACCGACTAATGGAAATGCCAGCCCCATGACAGCCACGATCGCCAACGGTACTCGCCAGCTTTGCACATAGGGGGGCATTGCTGGAGCACCAATCAGTCCTGATTCTTTGGGGCGACGCTGCCACCACATGACGGCTCCACTGATGGAGAGCAACATGACGATCAGTGCTGCAATCAGGCCATTCAGTCTCAGATCATCACAATCATCTCACCCTGTTCTCGGTTCTCCGGTTCCGACT contains:
- a CDS encoding class I SAM-dependent methyltransferase gives rise to the protein MTHNLLKINWHHWLERWDAQQSGYLPYREERFQIMLDAIAHLLPESFTAIDLACGPGAISQRLLNRFPQANCIAIDYDPVLLAIGQGVLGAMGDRLRWIEADLTQDDWLEQMGDTQVDAVLTTTALHWLPIDRLVYLYQKLGQVLRPSGVFLNGDHLYFPPHLATIQRLAKAVQAQQEEQAFSERNQEDWQQWWQAIEQEADLKALLTERHRRFQPRFTEHEPTLVIHEAALQEAGFREVSTIWQRFDDRILMAVR
- a CDS encoding copper resistance protein, which codes for MNETLKKRKKVSVGIGAHGVVAIGVSAHGVVAIGVVTHGIVSIGLVSMGIFSFGLVSMGLLSSGLVTMGLAAFGQHSMELVQPAQNQHDTHHHHSP